Proteins from a genomic interval of Heteronotia binoei isolate CCM8104 ecotype False Entrance Well chromosome 5, APGP_CSIRO_Hbin_v1, whole genome shotgun sequence:
- the LOC132572529 gene encoding clathrin heavy chain 1-like isoform X1 gives MPSVIYFLFFSLSSFFFFKTSCSCFGFLAGLKHQAMTEFASPVRVEVLTQLQAHGIAPEYITYPRVTLTSASRLCVRHRDSSRHCLTLLDPHTSPKEDRAPPSWTLHQVQGALANPTCPLLAVRARQLAQVYDVDQRSLKSQWEFSHPIEHWVWLDASTLAVVTEEEVLHWTIQRTKPRRQFSRHERLWGMEVVGYQQDASCIWMALSALGLEQGQVVGLTQLYWRGGQLSQVIEAQAVALPQHRFSRNPQPSAALLAAVRRGQERTGQFHVVELGPHQPGNAALLSARGNLPFKGARPGDFPSAVQFLPHLGVAAILTKHALLFLADVETAQVIHCVHLAWDILFATVLDDDKHHSLLGICRSGKVLSISICPYTLCQYLARRPASLYLSQRVLQLVGQVS, from the exons ATGCCTTCAGTCAtctatttcctttttttctctctcagctccttttttttttttaaaactagttGTTCCTGTTTTGGCTTTTTAGCTGGTTTGAAACATCAAGCTATGACCGAATTTGCGTCTCCGGTCCGCGTGGAAGTTTTAACTCAG TTGCAAGCCCATGGCATTGCACCAGAATATATCACCTACCCCCGTGTAACCCTCACCTCTGCCTCTCGTCTGTGCGTGAGGCACAGGGACTCTTCCCGGCACTGTCTTACCCTCTTAGATCCCCATACATCTCCTAAGGAAGATCGGGCTCCCCCAAGCTGGACATTACATCAAGTACAAGGAGCATTAGCTAACCCAACTTGTCCACTTCTGGCTGTGAGAG caAGGCAGCTGGCCCAGGTGTATGATGTGGACCAGCGTTCCTTAAAATCCCAGTGGGAATTTTCCCACCCTATTGAGCACTGGGTCTGGCTAGATGCAAGTACTCTAGCTGTGGTGACAGAGGAAGAAGTGCTGCACTGGACCATCCAGC GTACCAAACCAAGACGTCAGTTTAGCAGACATGAACGACTCTGGGGCATGGAGGTGGTAGGGTACCAACAGGATGCCAGTTGTATATGGATGGCTCTCTCTGCTCTGGGGCTTGAGCAG ggcCAGGTTGTAGGTTTAACCCAGCTTTATTGGCGAGGGGGCCAGCTATCTCAAGTCATAGAAGCCCAAGCAGTGGCCTTGCCTCAGCACAGATTTTCTAGGAATCCTCAGCCTTCAGCAGctctcttggctgctgtgcgGAGAGGCCAGGAACGAACTGGGCAG tTCCATGTGGTGGAGCTGGGCCCCCATCAGCCAGGGAATGCAGCCTTGCTCAGTGCCCGGGGCAACTTACCCTTCAAAGGAGCTCGGCCCGGTGACTTTCCTAGTGCTGTACAG TTCCTGCCCCACTTAGGTGTGGCAGCAATTCTTACCAAACATGCCTTGCTCTTCCTTGCGGATGTCGAGACAGCACAAGTCATCCATTGTGTCCACCTGGCATGGGATATCCTGTTTGCCACTGTACTTGATGATGATAAACACCACAGCCTGCTAGGAATCTGCCGTAGCGGCAAG GTTCTGTCCATCTCCATCTGTCCCTACACACTGTGCCAGTATTTAGCTCGTCGTCCTGCCAGCCTCTACCTCTCCCAGCGGGTGCTGCAGCTGGTGGGCCAGGTTTCctga
- the LOC132572529 gene encoding clathrin heavy chain 1-like isoform X2, with protein MTEFASPVRVEVLTQLQAHGIAPEYITYPRVTLTSASRLCVRHRDSSRHCLTLLDPHTSPKEDRAPPSWTLHQVQGALANPTCPLLAVRARQLAQVYDVDQRSLKSQWEFSHPIEHWVWLDASTLAVVTEEEVLHWTIQRTKPRRQFSRHERLWGMEVVGYQQDASCIWMALSALGLEQGQVVGLTQLYWRGGQLSQVIEAQAVALPQHRFSRNPQPSAALLAAVRRGQERTGQFHVVELGPHQPGNAALLSARGNLPFKGARPGDFPSAVQFLPHLGVAAILTKHALLFLADVETAQVIHCVHLAWDILFATVLDDDKHHSLLGICRSGKVLSISICPYTLCQYLARRPASLYLSQRVLQLVGQVS; from the exons ATGACCGAATTTGCGTCTCCGGTCCGCGTGGAAGTTTTAACTCAG TTGCAAGCCCATGGCATTGCACCAGAATATATCACCTACCCCCGTGTAACCCTCACCTCTGCCTCTCGTCTGTGCGTGAGGCACAGGGACTCTTCCCGGCACTGTCTTACCCTCTTAGATCCCCATACATCTCCTAAGGAAGATCGGGCTCCCCCAAGCTGGACATTACATCAAGTACAAGGAGCATTAGCTAACCCAACTTGTCCACTTCTGGCTGTGAGAG caAGGCAGCTGGCCCAGGTGTATGATGTGGACCAGCGTTCCTTAAAATCCCAGTGGGAATTTTCCCACCCTATTGAGCACTGGGTCTGGCTAGATGCAAGTACTCTAGCTGTGGTGACAGAGGAAGAAGTGCTGCACTGGACCATCCAGC GTACCAAACCAAGACGTCAGTTTAGCAGACATGAACGACTCTGGGGCATGGAGGTGGTAGGGTACCAACAGGATGCCAGTTGTATATGGATGGCTCTCTCTGCTCTGGGGCTTGAGCAG ggcCAGGTTGTAGGTTTAACCCAGCTTTATTGGCGAGGGGGCCAGCTATCTCAAGTCATAGAAGCCCAAGCAGTGGCCTTGCCTCAGCACAGATTTTCTAGGAATCCTCAGCCTTCAGCAGctctcttggctgctgtgcgGAGAGGCCAGGAACGAACTGGGCAG tTCCATGTGGTGGAGCTGGGCCCCCATCAGCCAGGGAATGCAGCCTTGCTCAGTGCCCGGGGCAACTTACCCTTCAAAGGAGCTCGGCCCGGTGACTTTCCTAGTGCTGTACAG TTCCTGCCCCACTTAGGTGTGGCAGCAATTCTTACCAAACATGCCTTGCTCTTCCTTGCGGATGTCGAGACAGCACAAGTCATCCATTGTGTCCACCTGGCATGGGATATCCTGTTTGCCACTGTACTTGATGATGATAAACACCACAGCCTGCTAGGAATCTGCCGTAGCGGCAAG GTTCTGTCCATCTCCATCTGTCCCTACACACTGTGCCAGTATTTAGCTCGTCGTCCTGCCAGCCTCTACCTCTCCCAGCGGGTGCTGCAGCTGGTGGGCCAGGTTTCctga